The following are encoded in a window of Caldicellulosiruptor danielii genomic DNA:
- a CDS encoding CCA tRNA nucleotidyltransferase has protein sequence MIELKDEPMQVIKKLNQHNFKAYLVGGCLRDYLLGSTPQDFDIATDAKPEDVMRLFEKAIPTGIKHGTVTVIINDVKIEVTTFRIEKEYQNHRWPTVEFKDSLYEDLKRRDFTINALAYHPDEGLIDYFNGLDDLKNKIVRCVGNPQERFFEDALRILRCIRFATQLNFSIDKETFEGVVLLKDLLKKISKERINAELSKILSSKNSLYGIKLLYESGVGKVIIPEYAKIYSFLHSTEFDLIPVQFKVPAFFACLGDTGKVEDLMRELRFDKKNITIATKLCKYINAKYDTEYLVKRIYFEEEKTSEEIIYTISILKKDKAMVEVFNTLKVQSKLINKKDVKINGRDLLKLGLRGKEIGSVLHSVYEYILQNPGKNNRDDIFKYVSSYLQQGKN, from the coding sequence ATGATAGAGCTAAAAGACGAACCAATGCAGGTGATAAAAAAGCTAAATCAGCACAATTTCAAAGCATACTTAGTTGGAGGGTGTCTAAGAGACTATTTGCTTGGCAGCACTCCCCAGGATTTTGACATTGCAACAGATGCAAAGCCGGAAGATGTGATGAGACTTTTTGAGAAAGCAATTCCAACAGGGATAAAACATGGAACTGTTACAGTAATAATAAATGATGTGAAAATTGAGGTTACAACTTTTAGAATAGAAAAAGAATATCAAAATCACAGATGGCCTACAGTAGAGTTTAAAGACAGTCTTTACGAAGACCTCAAAAGAAGGGATTTTACTATAAATGCCTTGGCATATCACCCAGATGAGGGCCTTATTGATTATTTTAATGGACTTGATGATTTGAAAAATAAAATTGTGCGCTGTGTTGGCAACCCGCAGGAGAGGTTTTTTGAAGATGCTCTTAGAATTTTAAGGTGTATTAGATTTGCAACCCAGCTTAATTTTAGTATAGATAAGGAGACATTTGAGGGTGTTGTGCTCTTAAAAGACCTTTTGAAAAAGATCTCTAAGGAAAGAATAAATGCTGAACTTTCTAAGATTCTCAGCAGCAAAAACTCTTTATATGGTATAAAACTCCTTTATGAAAGTGGTGTAGGAAAAGTTATAATTCCAGAGTATGCAAAAATATACAGTTTTCTGCATTCAACAGAGTTTGATTTAATCCCTGTTCAATTTAAAGTTCCTGCATTTTTTGCCTGCTTGGGAGATACAGGAAAAGTAGAGGATTTGATGAGGGAGCTTAGATTTGATAAAAAAAATATCACCATTGCGACTAAGTTATGTAAGTATATAAATGCTAAGTATGATACAGAGTATCTTGTGAAAAGGATATATTTTGAAGAAGAGAAAACGTCAGAAGAGATAATTTATACGATCTCAATTTTAAAGAAAGACAAGGCAATGGTAGAAGTGTTTAATACTTTAAAAGTCCAAAGTAAGCTCATCAACAAAAAAGATGTCAAGATAAATGGCAGAGATTTGCTAAAACTTGGATTAAGAGGAAAGGAGATAGGAAGTGTATTGCATTCAGTATATGAGTATATTCTCCAGAATCCAGGTAAAAATAATAGAGATGATATCTTTAAATATGTTAGTTCATATCTTCAACAGGGTAAAAATTAA
- the nifU gene encoding Fe-S cluster assembly scaffold protein NifU — protein MYSEKVLDHFMNPRNVGEIEDANGVAQVGNPKCGDIMKMYLKIENGIIVDAKFKTFGCGAAVATSSMATEMVKGKTIEEALQITNKAVAEALDGLPPNKLHCSVLAEEAIKAAIEDYLSKQKQQTQQTQN, from the coding sequence AAAGGTTTTGGACCATTTTATGAATCCCAGAAATGTTGGAGAAATTGAAGATGCAAATGGTGTTGCTCAAGTGGGCAATCCAAAATGTGGGGATATAATGAAGATGTATCTTAAGATAGAAAATGGTATAATAGTTGATGCAAAGTTTAAAACATTTGGATGTGGTGCTGCTGTTGCCACAAGTTCAATGGCAACAGAAATGGTAAAAGGAAAGACTATTGAAGAAGCATTGCAAATTACAAACAAGGCTGTAGCAGAGGCATTAGATGGTCTTCCGCCAAATAAGCTTCACTGTTCAGTTTTGGCTGAAGAAGCTATAAAAGCTGCAATTGAAGACTATTTGAGCAAACAAAAACAACAAACGCAACAAACACAAAACTAA
- a CDS encoding histidinol-phosphatase HisJ family protein produces MFDYHIHSNFSSDSNMSMEDAIKKALELGLDEIAFTDHMDLLYPPVSYPIWDIDYEEYMKEFYSVKEKYKGKIKIKLGAEVGLQPHSIEKSLEILNSYQFDFIIASTHVVDFQDLADGVYYSGKTKEQAFLRYFEETFNLIKMFDKFCVYGHLDIVKRYGNYENKELDRKEYWDLIDEILKLLIQKGKGIEVNTSGFRYGLDMPHPEFKILKRYYELGGKIITIGSDAHSTEFIAYMFKPTIEMLKDIGFKYLTKFENLEPVFIKI; encoded by the coding sequence ATGTTTGATTATCATATTCATTCAAACTTTTCATCTGACTCAAATATGAGCATGGAAGATGCTATCAAAAAAGCTTTAGAGCTTGGCCTTGATGAGATAGCTTTTACTGACCATATGGACCTTTTATACCCGCCAGTTTCATATCCTATCTGGGATATAGACTATGAGGAGTATATGAAAGAATTTTATTCTGTTAAGGAAAAATACAAAGGAAAAATTAAAATTAAATTAGGTGCTGAAGTTGGTTTGCAACCACACTCTATAGAAAAAAGTTTGGAGATCTTAAATAGCTATCAGTTTGATTTCATTATTGCATCAACTCATGTTGTAGATTTTCAAGATTTAGCAGATGGCGTCTATTATAGCGGTAAAACCAAAGAACAAGCTTTTTTGAGATATTTTGAAGAAACTTTTAACCTTATAAAAATGTTTGATAAGTTCTGTGTATATGGTCATCTTGATATTGTAAAGCGCTATGGAAATTATGAAAATAAAGAACTGGACAGAAAAGAATATTGGGACCTTATAGATGAGATTTTAAAATTGCTTATACAAAAAGGGAAAGGAATTGAAGTAAACACTTCTGGGTTCAGATATGGTCTTGATATGCCTCATCCTGAATTTAAAATTTTAAAAAGATATTATGAACTTGGTGGAAAAATTATTACAATTGGTTCTGATGCTCATTCTACAGAGTTTATCGCTTACATGTTCAAGCCAACCATTGAAATGTTAAAAGACATTGGTTTTAAGTATTTAACAAAATTTGAAAACTTAGAACCAGTATTTATAAAAATATAG
- a CDS encoding 2-oxoacid:acceptor oxidoreductase family protein gives MLPITNKLGYYEIRLESIGGLGANVAGKILAEAGVVGSGLNALNFASYGSEKKGSPVKSYIRFAPKEKQIRINSPVVKPHLVAVFHENMVNTNPVTQGLQKDGIVILNTNKDVDEARDFLKLASGTVAVVDAIKIALEQKTRINMVMLGAIVKMLGFISLDSVKELVKEAFEKKYPQTVPSNIAGLEAGYSEVKSKYFEYDGKYPYIEYQEERRPIGYKNAPIGGTIVEYANTITKNNITSRVGKIPIFIKEKCIHCGLCETTCPDYVFAWDRFLENGRPKMFNLGPDYQYCKGCLRCVDVCPTGALVEGIEREYDIEKISAKHDFDVYKKWYKDGENS, from the coding sequence ATGCTACCAATTACAAATAAACTAGGATATTATGAAATTCGACTTGAAAGTATAGGTGGGCTTGGGGCTAATGTTGCGGGTAAAATCTTAGCCGAGGCAGGAGTTGTTGGAAGTGGTCTTAATGCTTTAAATTTTGCAAGCTATGGCTCTGAGAAAAAGGGCTCGCCTGTAAAATCATATATTAGGTTTGCCCCAAAAGAAAAACAGATTAGGATTAACTCACCTGTTGTAAAACCTCATTTAGTAGCCGTATTTCATGAAAATATGGTAAATACGAATCCAGTTACTCAAGGACTGCAAAAAGATGGGATAGTAATTTTGAACACAAATAAAGATGTAGATGAGGCCCGCGACTTTTTGAAACTTGCAAGCGGTACTGTTGCGGTTGTTGACGCTATCAAGATAGCTCTTGAGCAAAAGACCAGAATTAATATGGTAATGCTGGGTGCAATAGTTAAAATGCTTGGATTTATAAGTCTGGATAGTGTAAAGGAGTTAGTCAAAGAGGCCTTTGAAAAAAAATATCCTCAAACAGTTCCATCAAACATTGCTGGGCTTGAAGCAGGTTATAGTGAAGTAAAATCTAAATATTTTGAATATGACGGAAAATATCCTTATATAGAATATCAAGAAGAGAGACGTCCAATAGGCTATAAAAACGCACCAATTGGTGGGACAATTGTTGAATATGCAAACACTATTACAAAAAACAACATTACAAGCAGAGTGGGTAAAATTCCTATCTTTATAAAAGAAAAGTGTATCCATTGTGGCCTTTGTGAAACAACATGTCCTGATTATGTCTTTGCGTGGGATAGATTCCTAGAAAATGGTAGACCTAAAATGTTCAACTTAGGGCCAGACTATCAGTATTGTAAAGGATGTTTGAGGTGTGTCGATGTTTGTCCAACAGGAGCACTTGTTGAAGGAATTGAAAGAGAATATGACATTGAGAAAATCTCTGCCAAACATGATTTTGATGTATATAAAAAATGGTATAAGGATGGTGAAAATTCATGA
- the mnmA gene encoding tRNA 2-thiouridine(34) synthase MnmA: MKKKVLVAMSGGVDSSVAAAILKEEGYEVYGATMQIWQSECEDEQVAGKSCCSIYAVEDARKVADILNIPYYVFNMRDDFKEMVIDYFVEEYIKGRTPNPCIMCNRKIKFELFLKKAIAIGMDYIATGHYAIVEYDNTLSRYLLKRSKAREKDQTYVLYNMTQEMLSKTLFPLGRFSKDEVRRLAEKFKLPVAKKPDSQEICFIPDNNYGKFIEKETGIKEDGVYVDTEGNILGRSKAYYNYTIGQRKGLGISTGKRMYVIDIKPEENKVVLGEEDRIFADALIASDLNFIPFDRLESELEVTAKIRYTAKEAKAKVVPIGNNKVLVKFYEKQRAITPGQSVVFYNNDIVIGGGIIEKALV, translated from the coding sequence TTGAAGAAAAAAGTCCTTGTTGCAATGAGTGGAGGTGTTGATTCTTCTGTTGCTGCCGCTATATTAAAGGAAGAAGGATACGAAGTATATGGTGCTACAATGCAGATTTGGCAAAGCGAGTGTGAAGATGAACAAGTAGCAGGAAAAAGTTGTTGTTCGATTTATGCAGTAGAAGATGCTCGTAAAGTTGCTGATATACTTAATATTCCATACTATGTCTTTAATATGAGAGATGATTTTAAAGAAATGGTAATTGACTATTTTGTTGAAGAATATATAAAGGGCAGAACTCCCAATCCTTGTATAATGTGTAACAGAAAGATCAAATTTGAACTCTTTTTAAAAAAGGCCATTGCTATTGGTATGGACTATATTGCAACTGGTCATTATGCAATTGTGGAATATGACAATACTCTGAGCAGATACCTTTTGAAAAGGTCTAAAGCAAGAGAAAAAGACCAGACTTATGTTTTATATAACATGACACAGGAGATGTTATCAAAAACTCTCTTCCCTTTAGGGAGATTTTCAAAGGATGAGGTTCGCAGACTTGCAGAAAAATTTAAACTCCCTGTTGCAAAAAAGCCTGATTCCCAGGAGATTTGCTTCATTCCTGATAATAACTATGGCAAGTTTATTGAAAAAGAAACAGGGATTAAAGAAGATGGTGTATATGTAGACACAGAAGGAAATATACTTGGCAGAAGCAAGGCTTATTACAATTACACTATTGGGCAAAGAAAGGGACTTGGTATTTCAACTGGCAAGAGAATGTATGTAATTGATATAAAGCCAGAAGAAAACAAAGTTGTTTTGGGTGAAGAAGACAGGATATTTGCGGATGCGCTTATTGCAAGTGATTTAAATTTTATTCCGTTTGACAGATTGGAATCTGAATTAGAAGTTACAGCAAAGATAAGATATACAGCCAAAGAAGCAAAAGCCAAAGTAGTACCTATAGGAAATAATAAGGTACTTGTCAAGTTTTACGAAAAGCAGCGTGCAATAACACCAGGACAGTCTGTGGTGTTTTACAATAATGATATTGTAATAGGTGGTGGTATAATAGAGAAAGCCCTCGTGTGA